tttttttttcttttcaaaaagttatttttttaattcatttcaaTCACTTATTGTAACTTTAGTTCAGTAATAAAGGTAAGTTctgcatacattgcatacattGTGTAATTCTAGATTTCGCTGgtgaaattatattatacaagttttttttcaaaaaaatttatttttgaactcATTTCAATCATTTATTGTAACTTTAGATTCCACTCATGAAATTATGCTAAGTATTTGTACTTTAAGGTTCTTTTGATTGAAATTGTGCTTTCCTTGTCAAGGTTCTTGTTTTTTTGGGAAATATCTGTTTGATTAATCATGGCTCAAGAAACAGTAAAGCTAGAAGAAGAGGTAAGTTGAAATTTCAATTAAAGAATGTAAAGTTAAGTTCTTTACATATTTTTTCAATGAATTATCTGCTGGTGGATCTTGAATTCTTTTGATTGTTTATTTCAGGTTGTTCTGGTTGAAGAACTTGGAAATGCTAGAGTTGTAACCTTAAATCGCCCGAAACAGTTGAATGTCATTTCACCCCAAGTGGTATGTTGAAGAATTAGAATGTTTAGAATTCTTGAAATGATCTAGTTCTTATTACACACCATTTTCAATGGATTTAAGTTATATGCACAGATAGTGTAAAGATTTTTGGTGGACCTAGTGAAGAACCTATAGGGTTCAGTAACTTTAGCTTagatcatatatatgtggtAAAATGTTGATTCTAAACCCATAAAGTTCCAATTACTTCCTTCCTTTCAATTTGTCTGTTTGGCTTTCACTTGGCATGAAGTTTTTAAGAAAGTAGGAGCactaaagatatgtagaatatatcaaaatgtctTTTAACCTGgcggtcttaaacatgtcaagtagaaaattgaaattaaaagagttgtgaaaaaaagaaagcaacattcttttttaaacataCTAGAAAAGAAAACTTAGATAACTAAATTGAAATGGACGGAGTAATACATATCATAGagattttcttttaatttttaaatacctTATTATTGACCTGACTATGTAAATATCATTTAGAACATTGGTGCATTTCCTTTAAGTAGGTAGAACTGCTGGCAGCGAATCTCGAGAAGTGGGAGAAAGATGAGAATGCAAAATTTGTTATCATCAAGGTTTGTAATCTCTTTTTGCtctccaaaattttcaaattttattgttTCTTAAATTCTTGTAATTTCTAGCTACTCTAACAAATGATTGAGCTGAGGATTTTGAAAATGTTGTTTAACCTTGTTTTcgtttttcataaaatgaacAGGGTGCTGGCCGGGCTTTTTCTGCTGGTGGGGATTTGAAAATGTTCTATAATGGCAGGaattcaagtaatattttgtaACAGTAAAAAGTTCAGTTGTTTACTTTAGACccatgttgctcggactctaaaaaaaaaagacatcGGATGCGTGTCGAAtcactacttttggaggatctgaCACAGTGCTGCagcatttttggagagtccgagTGATATATATTTAGACTATTGAATTACCATTTGTTGACTGGCATTTGGAACTTGTACTTCACAGAGGATTCCTGTCTCGAAGTTGTTTATCGAATGTATTGGCTTTGCAATCACATCCATACGTACAAAAAATCCACGGTGCAGTATTCATATGCTCTTCTGAAATTCTTATATTGAAACAGAAACAAGAGTGTCGATTCTGAAAACTCGTCTGCGGCTTTTGTTTTATGCACTGTACAGGTTGCTCTTGTTCATGGAATCTCAATGGGTGGAGGTGCATCCTTAATGGCTCCAATGAAGTTCTCTGTTGTGACTGAAAAGACGGTTCGTACAAACATATCTACTACTGCATATTGTACTTTTATTTCTTCAAGTATTGCATGAACTATATTGCATCTTACTCTTGTTTTATAGGTTTTTTCCACTCCTGAAGCAAGTATAGGCTTCCACACAGACTGTGGTTTCTCATACATTCTCTCTCGGTTTCCTGGTAGACTTGGTAAGCATTAACATAGCATTGGGATAAGGATGTTATTTATGTCAGTCGAAGAACCAAGGGAGAACTTGTGATGCATTTACTATTTATTATGTAGGGGAATACTTGGGTTTAACTGGAGCGAGGCTGAACGGTAAAGAATTGGTTGCTGCTGGACTTGCCACACATTTTGTACCTTTGGAGGTGAGTTCCGATAACAAATTTCTCTTATTCTAAACACAAATCATAAAGCAAGATTTTATTTCATGGATGAAATAGAAAACACTTTATTTTCCTTAACAGACCAGACAT
This sequence is a window from Solanum dulcamara chromosome 10, daSolDulc1.2, whole genome shotgun sequence. Protein-coding genes within it:
- the LOC129871263 gene encoding 3-hydroxyisobutyryl-CoA hydrolase-like protein 5 is translated as MAQETVKLEEEVVLVEELGNARVVTLNRPKQLNVISPQVVELLAANLEKWEKDENAKFVIIKGAGRAFSAGGDLKMFYNGRNSKDSCLEVVYRMYWLCNHIHTYKKSTVALVHGISMGGGASLMAPMKFSVVTEKTVFSTPEASIGFHTDCGFSYILSRFPGRLGEYLGLTGARLNGKELVAAGLATHFVPLEKLPELEKHLLSLNTGEEAAIRSAIKEFSTDVQIDEESILKKQAIIDECFSKDSVAEIISSFEAEAGKEGNGWIVPVLKGLKRSSPTGLKVTLRSIREGRKQTLSECLKKEFRITINTLRSRISGDVYEGIRALTIDKDNSPKWDPPTLEKVEDERVNLVFEPFEEDLELKVSENEQDRWDGKYEDSAYCHQ